In a genomic window of Candidatus Hydrogenedentota bacterium:
- a CDS encoding PQQ-binding-like beta-propeller repeat protein, whose translation MTHKDLRNLCAGAVLACLVLAGTASADWWQFQGPNRNGTSPETGLMRAWPEGGPKELWSFPLGQGFAGPAVRDGEVYILDRLEDKQDILRCLELATGAELWNYPYDAPGTVGHSGSRTPPTVSEKYVYSVGMLGDFLCIDRKTRQPVWHKNILADFGSKPASWGVSQAPSLWRDLVIVAPQAKNAFVAAYRQETGELVWQSPGLGNVGYVTPVVTTLAGVEQAVMVSAFGNTAGISLEDGRILWAYDGFQCQIPIPYPTPLPDGRLFITGGYDAGSAMIQITRDGGAFKVTELFKTDECESQIHQPLFYGGYLYANSNTNSRMDGMVCMTLDGELKWRTRDSRDLPKFERGNLLLADGMIISLDGKTGILHLIEPSPEGYKELSRAKIFDGNQMWSPMALSQGRLLLRDQKQIKCLDLKNP comes from the coding sequence ATGACCCATAAGGACTTACGAAACCTGTGCGCCGGCGCGGTTCTGGCATGCCTCGTGCTGGCCGGCACCGCCTCGGCTGACTGGTGGCAGTTCCAGGGACCCAACCGCAACGGGACGTCCCCAGAAACGGGCTTGATGCGGGCGTGGCCCGAGGGTGGACCGAAAGAATTGTGGTCTTTCCCGTTGGGGCAAGGGTTCGCAGGGCCGGCGGTGCGGGACGGTGAGGTCTACATTCTCGACCGTCTTGAGGATAAGCAGGATATCCTGCGTTGTCTCGAGCTGGCTACCGGAGCCGAACTTTGGAACTACCCCTACGACGCTCCCGGAACCGTGGGACATAGCGGTTCCCGCACGCCGCCGACCGTGTCCGAGAAATACGTCTATTCGGTCGGGATGCTGGGCGATTTCCTGTGTATCGACCGCAAGACCCGCCAGCCGGTGTGGCACAAGAACATCCTGGCTGATTTCGGCAGCAAGCCCGCCAGCTGGGGGGTGTCTCAGGCGCCCAGCCTGTGGCGCGACCTCGTCATTGTCGCGCCCCAGGCCAAGAACGCTTTCGTGGCGGCATATCGCCAGGAGACCGGGGAACTGGTATGGCAAAGTCCCGGTCTGGGCAACGTGGGGTACGTGACGCCCGTTGTGACCACGCTGGCAGGGGTCGAGCAGGCGGTCATGGTCTCGGCGTTCGGCAACACCGCCGGCATTTCGCTGGAGGACGGCCGTATCTTGTGGGCCTACGACGGGTTTCAATGCCAGATCCCCATCCCCTATCCGACACCGCTGCCTGACGGCCGGCTGTTCATCACGGGCGGGTACGATGCGGGTTCCGCTATGATTCAGATCACACGCGACGGCGGCGCGTTCAAGGTGACGGAACTTTTCAAGACGGACGAGTGCGAGAGCCAGATTCACCAGCCCCTGTTTTACGGGGGGTACTTGTACGCGAACAGCAACACGAACTCGCGCATGGATGGCATGGTCTGCATGACCCTGGACGGCGAGCTCAAGTGGCGCACGCGCGACTCGCGCGACTTGCCGAAGTTCGAGCGCGGCAACCTTTTGCTTGCCGACGGCATGATTATCAGCCTCGACGGCAAGACGGGCATACTTCATCTCATCGAGCCATCTCCGGAGGGATACAAGGAGCTGTCCCGCGCCAAAATCTTTGACGGCAACCAGATGTGGTCGCCCATGGCCCTGTCGCAAGGCAGACTGCTGCTGCGCGACCAAAAGCAGATCAAGTGTCTCGACCTGAAGAACCCATGA
- a CDS encoding PQQ-binding-like beta-propeller repeat protein, giving the protein MKNVAVSILICAVIAGAAAAADSPQFRGPNRDGKFPETGLLKEWPENGPPVLWVANGIGEGYASPSIVGDTLYVPGMLEGEQGYLFVLDLAGNIKSKHAYGPETLTKQAPGPRSTPTIDGDRLYLISGLGVVTCFKLPECGILWQVDMMKRFNGQVVAWAIAESPLIDGENLICTPGGPDASIAALNKMTGQTVWTSKGWSEPSAYCSPALFEVGGHRIIVTMTAKSVVGLDAATGALLWSHTHETDYDIHAVTPVLEGRMLYYTGGYGSGGGMLLLSEDGSSVTPQWADKNLDCQHHGVVLLDGYIYGTGHKNQNLMCLQLQTGKLMWEAKEVRQGALVYADGMLYVYEGPGGGAVSLVKAAPEGFSRTGAFKVTQGSGNHWAHPVISGGRLYIRHGDVLIAYDIAAK; this is encoded by the coding sequence ATGAAAAACGTGGCCGTTTCCATCCTGATTTGTGCTGTGATTGCCGGGGCCGCCGCGGCGGCGGATTCGCCGCAGTTCCGCGGGCCGAATCGCGACGGAAAGTTCCCGGAGACGGGTCTTCTCAAGGAATGGCCGGAAAACGGCCCGCCGGTCCTGTGGGTCGCGAACGGGATTGGCGAGGGATATGCCTCGCCTTCGATTGTCGGCGATACGCTCTACGTGCCCGGCATGCTCGAAGGCGAGCAAGGCTATCTCTTCGTTCTCGACCTCGCGGGAAATATCAAGAGCAAGCATGCGTACGGGCCGGAGACCCTGACGAAACAGGCGCCCGGGCCCCGCTCCACCCCCACCATCGACGGCGACCGGCTGTATCTGATATCCGGGCTGGGCGTTGTCACCTGTTTCAAGCTGCCCGAATGCGGCATTCTCTGGCAGGTCGACATGATGAAACGGTTTAACGGCCAGGTCGTTGCATGGGCGATTGCCGAATCTCCGCTCATTGATGGCGAAAATCTCATCTGTACGCCCGGCGGACCCGATGCGAGCATCGCCGCTCTCAACAAGATGACCGGGCAAACCGTGTGGACCAGCAAGGGGTGGAGTGAGCCGTCCGCCTACTGTTCGCCGGCTCTGTTCGAGGTGGGGGGCCACAGGATTATCGTGACCATGACCGCCAAGTCGGTTGTCGGCTTGGATGCCGCCACGGGCGCGCTGCTCTGGAGCCATACCCACGAAACCGACTACGATATTCACGCCGTGACGCCTGTGCTCGAGGGCAGGATGCTCTATTACACCGGGGGATACGGTTCCGGAGGCGGCATGCTGCTCCTGTCGGAAGACGGCTCGAGCGTAACGCCCCAATGGGCGGACAAGAATCTCGACTGCCAGCACCACGGCGTCGTCCTCTTGGATGGATACATTTACGGCACCGGCCACAAGAACCAGAACCTGATGTGTCTTCAACTCCAAACAGGCAAACTGATGTGGGAGGCTAAGGAGGTTCGCCAGGGGGCGCTGGTTTATGCCGACGGCATGTTGTACGTATACGAGGGTCCCGGCGGGGGCGCCGTAAGCCTCGTCAAAGCTGCTCCCGAAGGATTCTCCCGGACAGGGGCCTTCAAGGTAACCCAGGGAAGCGGCAATCACTGGGCACACCCGGTCATCTCCGGCGGACGCCTCTACATCCGCCACGGAGACGTGCTCATCGCCTATGACATCGCCGCCAAATAG